The genomic window gaccagacacctccgcccctcctcccctgcATGGTAGGCCTCTAAAAAAATGTTCCAGTCTCCCATTGACGTTAATGGAGTTGGGAGTGTTCCAGGGCTACAgtcctcgctcatctctatgtaccTCACAGCAGTCGCCTTTGCTGGTTACGCCTTGTTCGCTAACAGTTACAGCAGCTGGACGGGCCGCACCCTGCACCTCGAGGACCTGTACGTCTCCCCAAGATTCAGAGGTAAGAAGAATACAGAGTGGTGTAAGGAAGTGGACTCTACCACTGTATGATATGGGGGGGTGGTCCCTACCACTGTAtgatatgatgggggggggggggcggactgtACCACTGTATGATATGGGGGGGCGGCCTCGGCCACTGTATGATATGGGGGGCCGACTCTACCACTATCTTATATGGGGGGAAGATTCCACCACTGTATGATATGGGCGTGGGGGATGGGGTAGATTCTACCACTgtatgacatgggggggggattcTACCACTGTATGATATGGGGGGGTATTTAGCAAGCAGTAACCCCATGATGACCTGATTCTTGTGGTTACAGGCCGTGGATTGGGGCGGCGGCTGATGAAGAAGGTGGCACAGGTGAGCAGCGCCCCCTCTGGATCTACCATGATTGGGGCACAGGGGTGATAACGGGTGGAATAATCCAGTAGGGCAGATTTGGGTTCTGAGGGTCACATGACGTCCCTGGAGGGTGTGTGGGGTGATACCACTGACCTGCAGTGACCTCATCCCATGTGACTTTGCAGGAAGGCCTGAGGTCTGGCTGCTCTCAGATCCACCTCTCTGTGCTGAAGTGGAACAGTCCGGCCATCGGCCTCTACCGCTCCCTGGGAGCCCAGAACTTGACAGAAGAGCCCGGCTACCAGGTGATGAGCTTCCAGGAGGAGGCGCTGAGGAACATggcggagagggaggaggaggcgccGAGGAACATgacggagggggaggaggaggcgccgAGGAACATGACGGAGGGGGAGCCATGACCACACATATCTGGATGCAGACAGCCCCTACCTGGCAggccctgaaatactctgtgctgctgttgtaTTGTGAGAACTGAATACAATCCTGTGCTGTCCAGATGTCTCGTCTGCTTTGggcatctgtgtgtgtatatatactgtatatatatgtatgtgcatctgtgtgtgtgtgtgtgtgtgtgtagacctGTACTCTTACCCAGGGAGTCtcgctcaccttccaaatcatagcagatctacttcaggctggggcttacatcaggggacaggactgtgggggtaatctctctatagctgtaacccctttctccctggacagagtgtgctgctatactgtgcccacatctccctgctcattccttcctgctccctgcagtctctgtcagcccttgtgtttcccatcctctccattactagacagtaacttatatatcacatatccagctgctgtgttatcagggttatacagttactatacattatataccacatgctgctatactgtacagtaacttatatatcacatatccagctgctgcagtgttatcagggttatacagttactatacattatacacaacatgctgctatactgtacagtaacttatatatcacatatcctgctgctgtgttatcagggttatacagttactatacattatacaccacatgctgattgctatactgtacagtaacttatatatcacatatccagctgctgtgttatcagggttatacagttactatacattatacaccacatgctgctatactgtacagtaaattatatagcacagtttcagctgcttctcattggttcatctcttctacatgttattcagaataataatcagtatatttggggggtggaaccaattgtctgcagataattgttttcttatgggaaaatttgctttggcgtAAAAGTAGATTTAGATTTCgggcgccgtcccggaacgaattatactcctaatccaaggcaacactgtgtatatatatgtgtaagtgTGTgaatatgtatgtttgtgtgtgcgcCGCCCAAAGACCCCCAACTCTTTATTAGAATAATAGGCCTAACCAGCCATAACtaacacatcactgctatactgcatgacatcactgctataccgcacacccatcactgctataccacacatcactgctataccacacacccatccctgctataccacacatcactgctataccgcacatcactgctataccgcacacccatcactgctataccccataacatcactgctataccgcacacccatcactgctataccccataacatcactgctataccacacatcactgctataccacacatcactgctataccacacatcactgctataccgcacatcactgctataccgcacacccatcactgctataccacacatcactgctataccgcacacccatcactgctataccacacatcactgctataccgcacacCTATCACTGCTATCCCcataacatcactgctataccacacatcactgctataccacacatcactgctataccgcacacctatcactgctataccgcacacctatcactgctataccgcacacctatcactgctataccgcacatcactgctataccgcacacccatcactgctataccacacatcactgctataccgcacacccatcactgctataccccataacatcactgctataccacacatcactgctataccgcacacccatcactgctataccacacatcactgctataccgcacacccatcactgctataccacacatcactgctataccgcacacccatcactgctataccccataacatcactgctataccacacatcactgctat from Dendropsophus ebraccatus isolate aDenEbr1 chromosome 1, aDenEbr1.pat, whole genome shotgun sequence includes these protein-coding regions:
- the LOC138786505 gene encoding thialysine N-epsilon-acetyltransferase-like, with protein sequence MDCTIRPAEPRDSPHIMKMIRELAEYEKITHFIKLTEEVLHRDGFEGNPWFRCVVAELPEEEKVESAVAFAGYALFANSYSSWTGRTLHLEDLYVSPRFRGRGLGRRLMKKVAQEGLRSGCSQIHLSVLKWNSPAIGLYRSLGAQNLTEEPGYQVMSFQEEALRNMAEREEEAPRNMTEGEEEAPRNMTEGEP